From the genome of Glycine max cultivar Williams 82 chromosome 2, Glycine_max_v4.0, whole genome shotgun sequence, one region includes:
- the LOC102667793 gene encoding uncharacterized protein yields the protein MHELWETSDNDATIRKQAEKTQKMAVGNHQRGTTKEPKNTYASTNSLVEKELSVDKLEVSRRLTVSDFANCGFYTYTDQVWVLYGAVLIIMARSLDKIKSINGSKETLKLSVRISNLWFIGTPNKSEQAEMVFVDSYGDEIHVVCKQDQLKECVLENIPFRKYRFAGFADIVAGQFEPGLLVDVIGVVEEVVFRQVSGKGRRVVFKLNDLSQQLLSCTLWDDYCLQFLKFLDDYEGDGPITVLLTHGRIKEAQGSCLPSVNNSFKASKLIINKPVMEIQEFNERLAELGIEARSGFKSHSEGCTQLSGSIQLSSKESFFGKAEAKTIADINTISKEIVCVTVGTITRIVLDNDSWCYTTCIQCHKKSDAEMAPFTCACGKYNKEAMLRYRLEVMINQGDENTKFLLWDRECSELIGQSADAVNKLKIEDGDVDLNASPQALDKLLGYELAFKIKVQPKFRNYAILKCSADSSLINVVMDMLVDAETSSKMDIPVSDSNHSVQHESQSLSVTAGHDPLLGLPLTPTKRHTFQDYDDEAGTSQILPPQLSSNKLKKHGAI from the exons ATGCATGAGTTGTGGGAAACATCAGATAATGATGCCACTATTCGCAAGCAAGCTGAAAAGACACAGAAGATGGCTGTTGGCAATCATCAAAGAGGAACAACCAAGGAACCCAAAAATACATATGCTTCAACAAATTCCTTGGTGGAAAAGGAATTGAGTGTGGACAAGTTAGAGGTCTCAAGAAGATTGACG GTGTCTGATTTTGCAAATTGTGGCTTTTACACGT ATACAGACCAGGTTTGGGTTCTCTATGGTGCTGTTTTGAT TATTATGGCACGTTCTCTAGACAAGATAAAGAGCATCAATggctcaaaagaaactcttaaaCTTAGTGTGAGGATCAGTAATCTATGGTTTATTGGCACGCCTAACAAATCTGAGCAAGCTGAGATGGTGTTTGTGGACTCCTAT GGTGATGAGATCCACGTTGTTTGTAAACAAGACCAACTGAA GGAGTGTGTTCTAGAAAACATCCCTTTTAGAAAATACAGGTTTGCTGGATTTGCAGATATTGTGGCTGGCCAGTTTGAACCTGGGCTATTGGTTG ATGTTATTGGTGTTGTGGAGGAGGTTGTCTTTCGCCAAGTTTCAGGAAAAGGTAGAAGGGTAGTCTTTAAACTAAATGACTTGAG TCAGCAATTGCTATCTTGCACTTTGTGGGATGATTATTGCTTGCAGTTTTTAAAGTTCTTAGATGATTATGAAGGTGATGGCCCAATTACAGTTCTATTGACCCATGGTAGAATAAAGGAAGCTCAGG gaTCTTGTCTCCCATCGGTCAACAATTCTTTTAAGGCTTCAaagttaattattaacaaaCCGGTGATGGAGATTCAAGAATTCAATGAACG GCTTGCAGAGTTGGGCATTGAGGCTCGGTCAGGTTTTAAATCCCATAGTGAAGGGTGTACACAGCTTTCAGGTTCTATCCAATTATCATCAAAGGAATCATTCTTTGGAAAGGCTGAGGCAAAGACTATTGCTGACATTAACACCATCTCTAAA GAAATTGTTTGTGTAACGGTTGGCACAATTACTAGGATTGTTCTGGACAATGATTCATGGTGTTATACAACTTGCATTCAGTGTCATAAAAAAAGTGATGCAGAGATGGCGCCCTTCACATGTGCATGCGGCAAATACAATAAAGAAGCTATGCTTAG GTATAGGCTTGAGGTGATGATCAACCAGGGAGATGAAAACACAAAATTCCTGCTTTGGGACCGTGAATGCAGTGAATTAATTGGTCAATCAGCTGATGCAGTTAATAAGCTTAAAATTGAA GATGGTGATGTTGATTTGAATGCTTCACCCCAAGCACTTGATAAGCTGTTGGGTTATGAACTTGCTTTCAAGATAAAGGTGCAACCCAAGTTCAGGAATTATGCTATTTTGAAGTGTTCAGCTGACTCAAGCTTAATAAATGTTGTGATGGATATGCTAGTTGATGCTGAG ACATCTTCAAAAATGGATATCCCAGTTTCTGATTCCAATCATTCTGTCCAACATGAATCT CAATCCTTGTCTGTGACAGCAGGCCATGATCCACTGCTTGGACTCCCCTTGACACCTACAAAGCGGCATACATTtcaagattatgatgatgaaGCAGGGACCTCTCAAATTTTACCTCCACAACTTTCatccaacaaattaaaaaaacatggcGCAATTTAG